In Maylandia zebra isolate NMK-2024a linkage group LG12, Mzebra_GT3a, whole genome shotgun sequence, a single genomic region encodes these proteins:
- the snap29 gene encoding synaptosomal-associated protein 29 codes for MAYPKSHNPFADDDDEEDFKPKSRGFDDEPSDSGLSEAERRQRCLQQEVMRTAQSAVDSSYRSLGLIYESEKMGVETAEELMRQGEAIKRADKMLDNMDQDLKTSQRHINSIKSVWGGLVNYFKGTPETKPPPEQPKAYKASEGLQTALSSSRENEDKYQASHPNLRKLDTGGFGATASIDDGSSQQNGYPKNRYLKEAHHTLDKNLDEMCVGLGRLKNLGLGLQSEIDAQDDSIDALLNKVDKMDTKIHNTNQQMKKL; via the exons ATGGCCTACCCTAAATCCCACAACCCGtttgcagatgatgatgatgaggaggatttcAAGCCTAAAAGTAGGGGGTTTGATGACGAGCCAAGTGACAGTGGGTTGAGTGAAGCAGAGAGGAGGCAGAGATGCCTCCAGCAGGAAGTGATGCGTACAGCGCAGTCTGCTGTGGATAGCAGTTACCGCTCACTTGGCCTCATCTATGAATCGGAGAAGATGGGTGTGGAAACTGCAGAG GAGCTGATGCGACAGGGTGAGGCTATAAAGAGGGCAGACAAGATGCTGGATAACATGGATCAAGACCTGAAGACCAGTCAAAGGCACATTAACAGTATTAAGAGTGTGTGGGGCGGCCTTGTCAATTATTTTAAGGGAACGCCAGAGACAAAGCCACCACCTGAGCAGCCAAAGGCCTACAAGGCCAGTGAAGG ATTACAGACTGCCTTGTCCAGCAGCAGAGAAAATGAAGATAAGTACCAAGCTAGCCACCCCAACCTAAGAAAACTGGATACAGGAG GATTTGGAGCTACTGCATCAATAGATGATGGCTCATCTCAACAGAATGGATACCCTAAGAACAGATACCTGAAGGAGGCTCACCACACTCTTGACAAAAATTTGG ATGAGATGTGTGTAGGCTTGGGTAGACTGAAGAATCTTGGGCTTGGTCTGCAGTCTGAAATTGATGCTCAGGACGACTCCATTGATGCTCTGCTAAATAAAGTGGACAAAATGGATACAAAGATCCACAACACAAACCAACAgatgaaaaaactgtaa